Genomic window (Paenibacillus sp. PK3_47):
CGCCAAAACTCTGATTCCGGAAACATTCACGCTGTCCCATTACAAAGAGCTGTTTACTTCGGATGTCTACATGTTCGGAACATGGTACGGAAATACACTGAAGATCGCTGTGTTCTCCATGCTGATCGGTGTATTCCTTACTTTGCTTACGAGCTACGCTTTGTCGAGATTCCGTTTCAAAAGCCGCAAAACAACGATGTCAACCCTGCTGATCCTCGGGATGTTCCCGGGCTTCATGAGTATGATTGCCATCTATCTGCTGCTCAAGGAGTTCAATCTGCTGGATACGCATCTGGCGCTAATTATTGTCTATGCTGCCGGGGCACCGCTGGGCGGTACGCTGATTGCCAAAGGCTTCCTCGATACCATACCGCGTTCTCTGGATGAAGCGGCACGGATCGACGGGGCGAGCAACTTCGGGATTTTTGCCCGGATCATTCTGCCGTTATCCCGTCCGATGATCACTTATATGGCCCTGACCCAGTTTGTCGGCCCTTGGGTGGATTTCATCTTTGCGAGGCTGATCCTGCGTACCAAAGAGAATTGGACAGTTGCCGTAGGGATGTGGGATATGGTGAACAGCCAGCAAAATACCAACTTTACACTGTTCGCTGCCGGTGCGGTCATGATTTCCGTTCCGATTATGATTCTGTTCGGCTTCCTGCAGCGCCTGCTTGTTGACGGCCTGACAGCAGGTGCCAGCAAAGGTTAAAAAGATTACCGCAGCACAGCATCATACAAGCAATACGAAACCGGGTACAGCCTTTATGTTGTCTATTAAGGGCTGTACCTTATTTTCTTATGGGGAGAGAGTGTAATGAAACAGGGGCGTAACTTGAAATTCCGGTCGGTAGGCATCAAGCTGTTTGTCATTCTGTTCTGCACCATTGTATTGTTGTCCTCCGTCCTGGGGCTTACCTCGTATTATTCAGCTAAAGGTATTATTACAAAAGAAGTAGCTGCGGCCTCCTCGCAGGCTATTGTCCAGGCGGCCGATAAGCTGGATTTCCTGTTCACGGAGTATGAAGCGCTTTCGAGACAGTTCGCAGTTGATTCTGCGTTAAAAGCAGACCTGGAATCCGTGAATAATCCCGCTACCGGAACGGTTGCCAAAACAGCTGCTGAAGACCGGATCCGCCGCAAGCTGGACTCCGTCAAGGGTTCGGACGAACGGGTCCTCAGCATCCGGCTTGTCTCCAGAAGCTTGGTGGATGTAGAGTCCTATAAGGCCACAGGCACCGTCGGTGTCCGCAGCGACGAAGGGGTGCAGGCCAGAATCGGAGAAATTGAGTCGGCGAAAGGAAATCCGGTATGGTTCCCTGTACGTTCCAAAGGATTTTTCGATGTGTACGGTGAGCCTGCTCTCACTATGGGCAGACTGCTGCGGAACATTCAGCATCCGGAAGCGGAGTATTATATGCTGATCGAGATCAAAGGCAAAGCTTTGACTGACATATTGTCCAATCTGCACATTGGTCAGGCCGGAGAGCTGCGTATCCTCGATACGGAGGGCAGGATCGTATACGAAGACAATGAAGCTTTGCTGGGACAACCCTCATACATAAATGCCGGTGCCCGGACGCCGGCGGAAGAGCAGTCTTTTACCGCCGGGAATGAAGACGGTACGCCTCAACTGGTTGTATACCAGCCGCTGGCGACGGCGGAATGGACACTGCTGGGCTATGCTCCGGTAAGTGATTTCACTCAATCCGCAGACAAGCTGCTGTATATCACTTTACTGGTCGTGCTGGCCGCAGCAATAATCGCATTGCTTATCGGCTACATCCTGGTCCGGCTGATCGGCCGTCCGCTCGGCAAGCTGGCCCTGCTGATGGAAGAAGGCGAACAAGGCAATTTGCAGGTACGGACGAATTTTAAAGGCAGGGATGAGATCGGCCGGCTGGGCCAGAGCTTTAACCGGATGATGGAGCAGATCGCAAGGCTTGCCGGCCAGAGCAGCGCTTCTGCGGCGGCAGTTCTGGCGACTTCAGAGCAGCTGGTTGCGGCCTCGGGAACCATCTCGGCACATGCCAAAGAGGTGGCTGCTGCGACCGGGGAAATTGCCCAGGGGTCGGCCAGTATGGCAGCCGAAGCGGAGCGCAGCAACCGGAATGTGGAACTGATGGGTGACAAGACGAGGCGGGTAGAGGAAATCAATGCTGTGATGGATGCGTCGGCGGGAAAGGTTATCGCCGTGAGTGAGCAAGGGGCTGGACTGATGAAAACACTTGTTGCACAGAGCGAATCCACCATGGAAATGATGATGCTCATCCAGGAGAATACCGCGAAGCTGCGGGAAAGCAATCATCTGATCCGCAGCATCCTGGCCCCGATGATCGCTGTGAACAAGCAGACCAACATTCTGGCCCTGAACGCGTCGATTGAAGCTGTCCGCGCGGGGGCAGCGGGAAGAGGATTTATCGTCATTGCCGATGAAATCCGCGGGCTGGCCAATCAATCCAACCAGTCTATCGCTTCGGTATCCAGCATTACGGAAGAGATCAGCCGCCATATTGAGGATACCGTCGCCGTTGTCGGTGAAGCGGCCCCTCTGTTCCGCGAGCAGATTACTTCTGTGCGGGAATCCTCGATTATTTTTGAAGGCGTACGGGAAGAAATGGAGCAGTTCATCAGCTATATCAGCCAGTCGTCAGATGCGATTACAGAGCTCGCCGCTTTCCAGCAGCAGCTGGGCGAATCCATGGCAAGCGTCTCCTCCGTAGTGCAGCAGACAAGTGCTTCCACGGAAGAGGTAGCTTCCATGTCCTCGCAGCAGTTTGTTGTCAGTGAGGAGCTTGTAGCCCTGTCCGGTAAACTGGAAGCATTGGCTGAGGATTTGCAGCAGTCTCTGACTTCTTTTAAAGGATAAGTTTGTCTAAGCGGCCCTTACAGGATACACTGGTCCTATCCTGAAATAACGGTGTCCGTACAGAGGACATTGTTATGGAAGCCTCGAATTTGGTGAAGCCAAATGGAGGAATTCTTCGAAAATTCATCATCTCAAGTGTCGTGATAGGAGCGGCAGGAATGACTTTTGAAGCTGTCAAAGACCAGCCTGTGAAGGAAGTGAGCCGTTTTGCCGGAACTCACCGGAAGCCTGTTCCAGCAGGAGCTGCTGAACGGGGAATATATTCCGCATTTTTTTGCCTACTATTATAAGCAGTGGAGCAATTATACGATGGCCTACCATCAGCATAACTCCACGGAGATTATGTATCTGATTTCGGGAAGCTGTATTGTTGATGTTCAAAAGGGCACAGCCGGCGGAGAATGCTTCAGGTTGAAGCGCGGAGAGCTCATTATGATCGATGCCGGTGTGCCTCACCGGCTGATCGTGGAAGGAGAAGCCTCCTGCCGGATGCTGAATGTGGAATTCGGCTTCACGGAGAACAGGGGCGTTGCCCCGTCGATCGGCAAGCTGGCGGGAGAAGAGGAGGCGCTTGCTGAACTGCTGCGGACCCCTTTTTCAAGCCTCGTGCTGCCGGATCCGGAAGAGATCTTCCATGTGCTGAAGGCCCTGGTACTGGAGCTTGATCAGCATGGAACGGATAAAGGGATCATGGTTCAGCTGCTGTTCTCCGAACTGCTCTTACGCATCTCCAGACTGCGGCGCGGGCAGCTTGAGGCCAGCCAGCAGCCATCCCAGCTCTACGTGCGGCGTGCCATTGAATTTCTGTACCAGAATTATGACCGGAGTATCCAGGTCAAAGAGATTGCGGCCGCAGTGAGTGTGCACCCGGGTTATCTGCACCGGATCTTCAGGGCCCAGACAGGCCGTACGCTGACCGATTATCTCAATGTGTTGCGGATGGATAAGGCCAAAATGCTGCTCGGACAGAGCGAAATCCCGGTGGCGGAAATCGCCGATTATGTAGGGGTCAGCAGCAGGCAGTATTTTCATCTGCTGTTTAAAAAGTATGCAGGCTGTACCCCGGTGGAATACCGCAATTCCATTGAACGTTACTCCTGGGCTGGTGAAGGGCTGGGGCCCGAAATATAGGTGAGGATTTTTGACAGGTATCCGCTGAAATGGTCATGATATTGGTTACGCTTCCTTCAGGCTGCTTGTTACAATGGACAGGAACAACCAAGCCAATGGATGGAGGATGATCAGGATGTCTTTTAAAGTAACCTTTATCGGAGCCGGCAGCATCGGATTTACCCGCGGACTGCTGCGTGATCTGCTTACAGTACCGGAATTCAGGGACATTGAAGTGTCCTTTATGGATATTAACAGCCACAACCTGCAGATGGTTACCGAGCTGTGCCAGCGGGATATCAGCGAAAATGGCCTGAAGATTTCCATTAAGCCGACCACGGACCGCAGAGAAGCCCTCCGCGGGGCAAAGTACGTATTTTGTACAATCCGGATGGGCGGACTTGAAGCTTTTGCCACGGATGTGGACATTCCGCTGAAATATGGTGTGGATCAATGCGTCGGGGATACCTTATGTGCAGGCGGGATCATGTACGGGCAGCGCGGCATTGCCGAGATGCTGGAGATTTGCCGCGATATCCGTGAAATGGCAGCGCCTGATGTACTGCTGCTTAATTACTCCAATCCGATGGCCATGCTGACCTGGGCCTGCAACAAATACGGCGGTGTGCGGACCATCGGTCTATGCCACGGAGTGCAGCATGGGCATCAGCAGATTGCCGAAGTGTACGGGTTGGAGAAATCCGAGGTAGACATTATTTGTGCAGGGATCAACCATCAGACCTGGTATATCTCTGCAAAGCATAGGGGCAAGGATCTGACTGCCGGATTGCTTGAAGCCTTTGAGTGTCATCCGGAGTTCAGCCGGACGGAGAAGGTGCGGATTGATATGCTCCGCCGCTTCGGCTATTACAGCACGGAATCGAACGGCCACCTGAGCGAATATGTGCCCTGGTACCGCAAGCGCAGCAGTGAAATCATGGATTGGATTGACCTCGGCAGCTGGATTAACGGGGAGACTGGAGGCTATCTCCGGGTCTGCACGGAAGGCCGGAACTGGTTCGAGACTGATTTTCCGAACTGGATGAAGGACCCTGCGCTGGAATATACACCGGCGAACCGCGGGGAAGAGCATGGTTCTTATATCATCGAAGGGCTGGAGACGGGCCGTGTATACAGAGGACACTTCAATGTTGTGAACAACGGGGTGATCTCCAACCTGCCGGATGACGCCATTATCGAAGCGCCGGGTTATGCTGACCATAACGGCATTTCCATGCCGCTGGTCGGTGAGCTTCCGCTGGGGCCTGCTGCGGTGTGCAACGTCAGCATTTCAGTGCAGCGGCTGGCCGTGGAAGCGGCTGTACATGGGGATGACAAGCTGCTGCGCCAGGCCTTTATGATGGACCCGCTGGTCGGTGCCGTCTGTAATCCGAAGGAAATCTGGCAGATGGTCGACGAGATGCTGGTGGCCGGCGAACAGTGGCTGCCGCAGTATAAGGCGGCGATTGCTGAAGCCAAGGAACGGCTGGCTTCCGGTGAGCTTGTACCGACGCTTGACGGTAATGAAGGTGCAGCAAGGCTGAAGGTGAAGACTGTGGAGGAAATGCAGCTCGACCGCGAGGCGGCGAACAAAAACGCGGGCGAATCCGACAAGGGGAAGGACCGGGAGAAGGTACAGCAATAGCGGGCGAGTACGCACTAGCTAATTTGGAATCTTTACTGCTCCCTCTGGAAGTGAATAATCAGGAACATTTACTGCTCCCTTTGGAAGTGAATAATGAAGTGAATAATCAGGAACCTCTCTGCTCGCTTTGGAGATGAGCCTGGTCTGGTTAGTTTAAAGTTTTGCGCTGATGAATGC
Coding sequences:
- a CDS encoding sugar ABC transporter permease: MMIGRKLANFIRLAASYIILIVLAVAALYPALWILLASFRPGKSLYAKTLIPETFTLSHYKELFTSDVYMFGTWYGNTLKIAVFSMLIGVFLTLLTSYALSRFRFKSRKTTMSTLLILGMFPGFMSMIAIYLLLKEFNLLDTHLALIIVYAAGAPLGGTLIAKGFLDTIPRSLDEAARIDGASNFGIFARIILPLSRPMITYMALTQFVGPWVDFIFARLILRTKENWTVAVGMWDMVNSQQNTNFTLFAAGAVMISVPIMILFGFLQRLLVDGLTAGASKG
- a CDS encoding methyl-accepting chemotaxis protein — translated: MKQGRNLKFRSVGIKLFVILFCTIVLLSSVLGLTSYYSAKGIITKEVAAASSQAIVQAADKLDFLFTEYEALSRQFAVDSALKADLESVNNPATGTVAKTAAEDRIRRKLDSVKGSDERVLSIRLVSRSLVDVESYKATGTVGVRSDEGVQARIGEIESAKGNPVWFPVRSKGFFDVYGEPALTMGRLLRNIQHPEAEYYMLIEIKGKALTDILSNLHIGQAGELRILDTEGRIVYEDNEALLGQPSYINAGARTPAEEQSFTAGNEDGTPQLVVYQPLATAEWTLLGYAPVSDFTQSADKLLYITLLVVLAAAIIALLIGYILVRLIGRPLGKLALLMEEGEQGNLQVRTNFKGRDEIGRLGQSFNRMMEQIARLAGQSSASAAAVLATSEQLVAASGTISAHAKEVAAATGEIAQGSASMAAEAERSNRNVELMGDKTRRVEEINAVMDASAGKVIAVSEQGAGLMKTLVAQSESTMEMMMLIQENTAKLRESNHLIRSILAPMIAVNKQTNILALNASIEAVRAGAAGRGFIVIADEIRGLANQSNQSIASVSSITEEISRHIEDTVAVVGEAAPLFREQITSVRESSIIFEGVREEMEQFISYISQSSDAITELAAFQQQLGESMASVSSVVQQTSASTEEVASMSSQQFVVSEELVALSGKLEALAEDLQQSLTSFKG
- a CDS encoding AraC family transcriptional regulator, whose protein sequence is MPELTGSLFQQELLNGEYIPHFFAYYYKQWSNYTMAYHQHNSTEIMYLISGSCIVDVQKGTAGGECFRLKRGELIMIDAGVPHRLIVEGEASCRMLNVEFGFTENRGVAPSIGKLAGEEEALAELLRTPFSSLVLPDPEEIFHVLKALVLELDQHGTDKGIMVQLLFSELLLRISRLRRGQLEASQQPSQLYVRRAIEFLYQNYDRSIQVKEIAAAVSVHPGYLHRIFRAQTGRTLTDYLNVLRMDKAKMLLGQSEIPVAEIADYVGVSSRQYFHLLFKKYAGCTPVEYRNSIERYSWAGEGLGPEI
- a CDS encoding alpha-glucosidase/alpha-galactosidase, coding for MSFKVTFIGAGSIGFTRGLLRDLLTVPEFRDIEVSFMDINSHNLQMVTELCQRDISENGLKISIKPTTDRREALRGAKYVFCTIRMGGLEAFATDVDIPLKYGVDQCVGDTLCAGGIMYGQRGIAEMLEICRDIREMAAPDVLLLNYSNPMAMLTWACNKYGGVRTIGLCHGVQHGHQQIAEVYGLEKSEVDIICAGINHQTWYISAKHRGKDLTAGLLEAFECHPEFSRTEKVRIDMLRRFGYYSTESNGHLSEYVPWYRKRSSEIMDWIDLGSWINGETGGYLRVCTEGRNWFETDFPNWMKDPALEYTPANRGEEHGSYIIEGLETGRVYRGHFNVVNNGVISNLPDDAIIEAPGYADHNGISMPLVGELPLGPAAVCNVSISVQRLAVEAAVHGDDKLLRQAFMMDPLVGAVCNPKEIWQMVDEMLVAGEQWLPQYKAAIAEAKERLASGELVPTLDGNEGAARLKVKTVEEMQLDREAANKNAGESDKGKDREKVQQ